The following coding sequences are from one Rhodobiaceae bacterium window:
- a CDS encoding sodium:neurotransmitter symporter family protein — MAVSVAREHWSSRFAFLMAAIGSAVGLGNIWRFPFVTGENGGGAFILIYLITTTCIALPIVIAEVMLGRMGGQSPIGSLMQITRKHKKSVFWVLMAWGGTLGAFVVLSYYSVIGGWALKYVTLAASGTFGNLNGESSGDIFGAFIGDPIALIGWHTLFMGINIGIVIWGLHKGIERAVVFLMPLLFVLLVGMVFYAASTPGFDRAVDFLFTFDFSKVTSNTFLMAIGQGFFSVSVALGAMMTYGAYLDEDISIQNSAIIIVIADTGVAILAGLAIFPLVFSFALEPSAGPGLIFVTVPIAFGQMDAGLLLGTAFFVLLSVAAVTSAISLLEPAVAYMEEALTWSRKATAILVGGAAWTLGIASVLSFSDWSDFYPLAPLGVLVNQTVFDVFDFIVTSWVQPGVGIMMAVFAGWILSRETVMDALNVKDSNALWFRAWLFAVRVVCPIAVLLVFAGAVWPDFVASMMPSGGE; from the coding sequence ATGGCGGTTAGCGTAGCGCGCGAGCATTGGTCGTCGCGATTTGCATTTTTGATGGCAGCAATTGGATCTGCCGTCGGGCTCGGCAATATCTGGCGTTTCCCTTTTGTCACCGGAGAGAATGGTGGCGGCGCGTTTATTCTCATCTACCTGATCACCACGACCTGTATTGCCCTGCCGATCGTAATCGCAGAAGTGATGCTTGGCCGCATGGGCGGTCAGAGCCCCATTGGCTCTCTGATGCAGATCACCCGCAAACACAAGAAGTCCGTCTTCTGGGTGTTGATGGCCTGGGGCGGCACACTCGGTGCTTTTGTTGTCCTGTCCTATTACAGCGTCATTGGCGGCTGGGCCCTGAAATATGTGACCCTCGCGGCGTCTGGGACCTTTGGCAATCTCAATGGTGAAAGTTCAGGCGACATTTTTGGCGCCTTCATCGGCGACCCGATTGCGCTCATCGGCTGGCACACCCTTTTTATGGGCATCAATATTGGCATCGTCATCTGGGGCCTGCACAAAGGGATTGAGCGCGCAGTCGTCTTCCTCATGCCGCTGCTCTTCGTTTTGCTGGTCGGGATGGTTTTTTATGCCGCCTCAACGCCTGGCTTTGACCGCGCGGTGGACTTCCTTTTCACCTTCGACTTCTCAAAAGTGACCTCCAACACATTCTTGATGGCGATTGGACAGGGTTTTTTCTCTGTCTCTGTCGCCCTTGGCGCCATGATGACCTATGGCGCTTATCTGGATGAAGACATCTCTATCCAGAATTCAGCAATCATCATCGTGATCGCTGATACAGGTGTTGCGATCCTGGCAGGGCTCGCCATTTTCCCGCTGGTCTTCTCCTTCGCGCTGGAACCTTCCGCTGGGCCCGGCCTGATTTTCGTGACGGTCCCGATTGCCTTTGGCCAGATGGACGCTGGGCTATTGTTGGGTACTGCGTTTTTCGTGTTGCTGTCGGTAGCAGCCGTTACCTCGGCGATCTCGCTTCTGGAGCCGGCCGTCGCCTATATGGAAGAGGCACTCACCTGGTCCAGAAAAGCGACTGCGATCCTGGTTGGCGGTGCTGCCTGGACGCTCGGCATTGCAAGCGTACTCTCCTTTAGTGATTGGTCGGATTTCTACCCGCTGGCACCGCTGGGCGTTCTGGTCAATCAGACCGTCTTTGATGTCTTTGACTTCATCGTCACCAGCTGGGTCCAGCCTGGGGTGGGTATCATGATGGCGGTGTTTGCCGGGTGGATTTTGAGCCGCGAGACGGTGATGGATGCCCTCAACGTGAAGGATTCGAATGCCCTTTGGTTCCGGGCATGGCTCTTTGCTGTCCGTGTGGTCTGTCCGATTGCCGTGCTGCTGGTCTTTGCAGGGGCGGTATGGCCCGACTTTGTCGCCTCCATGATGCCGAGCGGCGGCGAGTAA